From the genome of Pseudomonas yamanorum, one region includes:
- a CDS encoding XRE family transcriptional regulator has product MAKKFSELQARMTPQARADAERILQQHLKEMPLHELRKAQQMSQDTLAKALNINQAAVSKMERRTDMYISTLRNYIRAMGGELEIVATFPDGQVKIENFAN; this is encoded by the coding sequence ATGGCTAAAAAATTCAGTGAGCTTCAGGCTCGCATGACACCGCAAGCTCGGGCCGATGCAGAGCGCATCCTCCAGCAGCACCTTAAAGAAATGCCTCTGCATGAACTGCGCAAGGCGCAACAGATGAGCCAGGACACGTTGGCCAAGGCGCTGAATATCAACCAGGCGGCAGTGTCCAAAATGGAGCGTCGCACCGACATGTATATCAGCACGCTGCGTAACTACATTCGCGCCATGGGAGGGGAGCTGGAAATTGTCGCCACGTTTCCTGATGGCCAGGTAAAGATCGAAAACTTTGCCAATTGA
- a CDS encoding LysR family transcriptional regulator produces MNQLLAMRAFVRVVETGAFSRASDQLALPRSTVSKLITDLEKHLGVKLMHRTTRALAATPEGLEYYNHALCLVAELDELDNALRGQKLKPSGHLKVDAPASFANCLLIPALVDFHREYPDITIALGISDRAVNIVGEGVDCVLRVGKLDDMAMIGRKVADLEYVTCAAPGYLERMGTPASPEDLEKNHLKAGYFFAGSGKPEPLIFEQGTTRYEVGQCAFSTNEGNGLKEMLLAGLGVGQHFKSIVDYYVETGQLVPVLADWTRPAAPLHIIYPPNRHQNARLKVFIDWVIERFGVRQ; encoded by the coding sequence ATGAACCAACTCCTCGCCATGCGTGCCTTCGTCCGCGTCGTCGAAACCGGCGCCTTCAGCCGCGCCTCCGACCAGTTGGCGCTGCCGCGCTCCACCGTCAGCAAACTCATCACCGACCTGGAGAAGCACCTTGGCGTCAAGCTGATGCACCGCACCACCCGTGCGTTGGCGGCGACGCCGGAAGGGTTGGAATACTACAACCACGCGCTTTGCCTGGTGGCCGAGCTGGATGAACTGGACAACGCCCTGCGCGGGCAGAAGCTCAAGCCCAGTGGTCACCTGAAGGTGGATGCGCCGGCGTCCTTTGCCAATTGCCTGTTGATACCTGCGCTGGTGGATTTTCATCGCGAGTACCCCGACATCACAATCGCCCTGGGCATCAGCGACCGCGCCGTGAATATCGTGGGGGAGGGTGTGGATTGCGTGCTGCGGGTCGGCAAGCTGGATGATATGGCCATGATCGGCCGCAAGGTTGCGGACCTGGAGTACGTCACTTGCGCCGCGCCCGGCTACCTTGAACGCATGGGCACGCCCGCATCTCCTGAAGACCTCGAAAAGAATCACCTCAAGGCCGGCTATTTTTTTGCCGGATCGGGCAAGCCGGAACCGTTGATTTTCGAGCAAGGCACCACTCGATACGAAGTAGGCCAGTGCGCCTTTTCGACCAACGAAGGCAATGGCCTCAAGGAAATGCTGCTCGCTGGCCTGGGCGTCGGACAGCATTTCAAGTCCATCGTTGATTACTACGTCGAGACTGGCCAACTCGTCCCGGTGCTGGCGGACTGGACTCGGCCCGCCGCCCCGTTGCACATCATCTACCCACCCAATCGACATCAGAACGCCCGGCTGAAGGTGTTTATCGACTGGGTGATCGAGCGGTTCGGCGTCAGGCAATAA
- a CDS encoding RidA family protein: MSKPEFFITPGYGDIARETLHYAQAVKIGNRVETSGQGGWDDQFQIPESLTDEIALAFHNLDRTLAEAGAGWEHVIHVNSYHVGGFPPEVNEQMVKWYRHYMPNHAPIWTELGVEALGLPAMRIEIRVTAIIA; the protein is encoded by the coding sequence ATGAGCAAGCCCGAATTTTTCATCACACCCGGTTACGGCGACATTGCACGGGAAACCCTGCATTACGCCCAGGCCGTAAAAATCGGAAACCGTGTCGAAACCTCGGGCCAGGGCGGCTGGGATGACCAGTTTCAGATTCCCGAATCCCTCACTGACGAGATCGCCCTGGCCTTTCACAACCTGGATCGCACCCTGGCAGAAGCAGGTGCCGGCTGGGAGCATGTGATCCACGTCAACTCCTACCACGTGGGCGGTTTTCCTCCCGAGGTGAACGAGCAGATGGTCAAGTGGTACCGCCATTACATGCCCAATCACGCGCCGATCTGGACCGAACTGGGGGTGGAGGCCCTGGGACTGCCAGCGATGCGTATTGAAATCCGCGTGACGGCGATTATTGCCTGA
- a CDS encoding DUF726 domain-containing protein — translation MQHQWDEMHRTRKPTFVLCGEPQGEVLNLYVHGYSAFFNQQQLGNFSRQLATIEGSTNLMLFWPAGHFLENLFAPFKDVIASMLGGGALGAATIGVGKAIAYFLDHYKSVEARVDEVAKSLLPELANYLHGESIKVRQINLIGHSLGARLLVKSLLASPEVARELPLNNLLLMGGAICTSSPWDLVSAPLKGRVINCHSSKDWALALKPDTERCIGRYAIPLTPALKAKVANVHLATFDHAAYWPQLKTVVQYTDLLQERRGMIRADQRSPEVRFAEEDVDLFPLLVQARPEELKFFAELMAQKRSSSIDATVREPLKLAIELQRMGGDTFMNLARGHGVSYREIAQDVAQRVGIKFDEPIEKVALADLELQVAERLIEQYKDKLSQADRQVFEAELQAAAQKEQGFFSRFDVGRSATTALSGTALAGLTGFILRRGAATAIPVVGQALAAAMLLVSGVRAFSGPAYSITTLAVLVIGVIRERLEREALNQEMDLVVQVVEAFDLPRETVMRTVASD, via the coding sequence ATGCAACACCAGTGGGATGAAATGCACCGTACCCGCAAGCCCACGTTTGTGTTGTGTGGCGAGCCCCAAGGGGAGGTGCTCAATCTCTACGTGCACGGTTATTCGGCGTTCTTCAACCAGCAGCAACTGGGCAACTTCTCCCGGCAGCTGGCAACCATCGAAGGCTCTACCAACCTGATGCTGTTCTGGCCGGCGGGGCACTTCCTGGAAAACCTGTTTGCACCGTTCAAGGATGTGATCGCTTCGATGCTCGGCGGTGGCGCCCTGGGTGCGGCGACCATCGGGGTGGGCAAGGCGATTGCCTATTTCCTCGACCACTATAAAAGCGTCGAGGCGCGGGTGGATGAGGTCGCCAAAAGTCTGCTGCCCGAGTTGGCCAATTACCTGCACGGCGAGTCGATCAAGGTGCGGCAGATCAACCTGATCGGCCATTCCCTGGGCGCGCGGCTCCTGGTCAAGAGCCTGCTGGCCAGCCCCGAAGTGGCGCGTGAATTGCCGCTGAACAACCTGTTGCTGATGGGCGGCGCGATTTGTACGTCCAGCCCTTGGGACCTGGTGTCGGCGCCGCTCAAGGGACGGGTGATCAACTGCCATTCGAGCAAGGATTGGGCGCTGGCGCTCAAGCCCGACACCGAGCGTTGTATCGGCCGTTATGCCATCCCGCTGACACCCGCGCTCAAGGCCAAGGTCGCAAATGTGCACCTGGCCACTTTCGACCATGCCGCTTACTGGCCTCAATTGAAAACGGTGGTGCAGTACACCGACCTGCTGCAGGAGCGCCGGGGCATGATCCGCGCCGATCAGCGTAGCCCTGAAGTGCGCTTTGCCGAAGAGGATGTCGACCTGTTCCCGCTGCTGGTGCAGGCGCGGCCGGAGGAGTTGAAGTTCTTCGCTGAGCTGATGGCGCAAAAGCGCAGTTCCTCGATCGACGCCACAGTGCGCGAACCCTTGAAGCTGGCCATCGAGTTGCAGCGCATGGGCGGCGATACCTTTATGAACCTGGCCCGGGGGCATGGCGTGAGCTATCGCGAAATCGCCCAGGACGTCGCGCAGCGGGTGGGTATCAAGTTTGATGAACCGATCGAGAAGGTGGCCCTGGCGGATCTGGAACTGCAGGTCGCCGAGCGGCTGATCGAGCAATACAAGGACAAGCTCAGCCAGGCCGATCGGCAAGTGTTCGAGGCGGAACTGCAGGCTGCGGCGCAAAAGGAGCAGGGCTTTTTCAGTCGTTTCGATGTCGGACGTTCCGCCACCACCGCCCTGAGCGGCACTGCGTTGGCCGGGTTGACCGGGTTTATCCTGCGCCGGGGCGCGGCCACGGCCATTCCTGTGGTAGGGCAGGCGCTGGCGGCGGCGATGCTGCTGGTCTCCGGCGTGCGGGCGTTTTCCGGCCCGGCATATTCCATCACCACCCTGGCGGTGCTGGTGATCGGGGTGATTCGCGAGCGTCTGGAGCGTGAGGCACTGAACCAGGAGATGGATCTGGTGGTCCAGGTGGTAGAGGCATTTGATCTGCCCCGGGAGACGGTGATGCGTACCGTCGCGTCTGACTGA
- a CDS encoding Nramp family divalent metal transporter, with the protein MKFSLPKIATAPFCPPEVAGSIVVDPRASFFKRVLKFAGPGLLISIGYMDPGNWATAIEAGSRYGYNLLFVVLLASLAGMAVQCLCSRLGIATGKDLAQLSRERYSRRSSFVQWILAEVSIIATDLAEVLGCALAFHLLLGVSLTTGIVITAFDTLLILALQNRGFRRLEAIMLALVATIGVCFFIELVLIKPYWPDVFRGFTPSLSAISDAAPLYLAIGILGATVMPHNLYLHTSIVQTRLFGKDLASRQDAVKLARIDTIGSLALALLVNAAILILAAAAFHQTGHTDVVEIQDAYHLLDPLVGGAFASVLFGVALLASGQSSTFTGTIAGQVIMEGYLNLRIPCWQRRLITRGLALIPAFLGVWLMGDDAIGKLLILSQVVLSLQLPFALYPLIRMTGDKRLMGPFVNSVPTRLLAWSLFVVISGANAWLIGQWLF; encoded by the coding sequence GTGAAATTCAGCCTGCCCAAAATCGCTACTGCACCGTTCTGCCCGCCGGAAGTCGCCGGTTCCATCGTCGTTGATCCCCGTGCGTCGTTTTTCAAGCGCGTGCTGAAGTTCGCCGGCCCCGGTTTGCTGATCTCCATCGGCTACATGGACCCGGGCAACTGGGCCACCGCCATCGAGGCCGGTTCGCGCTACGGCTACAACCTGTTGTTTGTGGTGTTGCTGGCGAGCCTGGCGGGGATGGCGGTGCAGTGTTTGTGCTCGCGGCTGGGTATCGCCACCGGCAAGGACCTCGCGCAGCTGAGCCGCGAGCGTTACAGCCGGCGCTCGTCATTCGTGCAGTGGATCCTCGCGGAAGTCTCGATCATTGCCACCGACCTCGCCGAAGTCCTCGGCTGCGCCCTGGCGTTTCACCTGTTGCTGGGGGTGTCGCTGACCACCGGGATTGTCATCACCGCCTTTGATACGTTGCTGATCCTGGCCTTGCAAAATCGTGGTTTCCGCCGGCTGGAAGCGATCATGCTGGCGTTAGTGGCGACCATCGGCGTGTGTTTCTTCATCGAACTGGTGCTGATCAAGCCTTACTGGCCGGATGTGTTCCGTGGGTTCACCCCGTCGCTGTCCGCCATCAGCGATGCCGCACCGCTGTACCTGGCCATCGGAATTCTGGGGGCCACGGTGATGCCCCATAACCTGTACCTGCATACCTCTATCGTGCAAACCCGCCTGTTCGGCAAGGATTTGGCCAGTCGCCAGGACGCGGTGAAACTGGCGCGTATCGACACCATCGGTTCCCTGGCCCTGGCACTGCTGGTCAATGCGGCGATCCTGATACTGGCCGCCGCCGCGTTCCACCAGACCGGCCACACCGACGTGGTGGAAATCCAGGACGCTTATCACCTGCTCGACCCACTGGTCGGTGGCGCCTTCGCCAGTGTGCTGTTCGGTGTTGCGCTGTTGGCTTCCGGCCAGAGCTCCACGTTCACCGGCACCATCGCCGGGCAAGTGATCATGGAAGGTTATCTCAACCTGCGCATCCCCTGCTGGCAGCGACGCCTGATTACCCGTGGCCTGGCGCTGATCCCGGCGTTCCTCGGTGTGTGGCTGATGGGCGACGATGCCATCGGCAAGCTGTTGATCCTCAGCCAGGTGGTATTGAGCCTGCAGTTGCCATTTGCGTTGTACCCGCTGATCCGCATGACGGGGGACAAGCGCCTGATGGGGCCGTTCGTGAACAGTGTGCCGACGCGTCTGTTGGCTTGGAGTTTGTTTGTGGTGATCAGCGGGGCGAATGCCTGGCTGATCGGGCAGTGGTTGTTTTGA
- a CDS encoding type II toxin-antitoxin system VapC family toxin, producing the protein MRILLDTHILLWALSDDPKLSAKARKLIENAAEIYVSAATFWELAIKVGLGKLNVNLDEIREYCLESGYVELPITPEHAIAVKDLEHHHRDPFDRLIIATAIIEPMKLVTADPIVAKYTSLAVLT; encoded by the coding sequence ATGAGAATACTGCTGGATACCCATATCCTGCTTTGGGCCCTGAGCGATGATCCAAAACTGTCAGCAAAGGCCCGAAAACTGATCGAGAACGCAGCAGAAATTTACGTCAGCGCCGCCACATTCTGGGAACTGGCGATAAAGGTCGGGCTCGGGAAGCTCAACGTCAACCTGGACGAAATTCGCGAATACTGCCTGGAAAGCGGCTACGTGGAACTGCCCATAACCCCGGAGCATGCCATCGCGGTCAAGGACCTTGAACACCATCACAGGGACCCGTTTGATCGGCTCATCATTGCGACGGCTATTATTGAGCCGATGAAGTTAGTGACCGCGGACCCGATAGTGGCGAAATACACATCATTGGCCGTCTTGACGTAA
- a CDS encoding type II toxin-antitoxin system Phd/YefM family antitoxin, whose translation MDASHYPFGNLQSSPQKSPSTSSRLIFACLRNFGYIWPKPREDQMITVPLGEAKNNLSKLVDDAAAGQIITIAKHGRAMARLVPVGKPTGRRIGAMKGKLVVPDDFDAPLPDDMLDAFEGNHP comes from the coding sequence ATGGATGCCAGTCATTACCCGTTCGGAAACCTACAATCGTCCCCGCAAAAATCACCTTCCACCAGCAGTCGGTTGATCTTTGCCTGCTTACGAAATTTTGGCTATATTTGGCCAAAACCTCGGGAAGACCAAATGATTACCGTACCGTTGGGTGAAGCAAAAAATAATTTATCAAAATTGGTCGATGATGCCGCCGCCGGCCAAATCATCACCATAGCCAAGCATGGGCGCGCGATGGCTCGCCTTGTTCCTGTCGGGAAACCGACAGGCCGGCGAATCGGCGCAATGAAGGGCAAACTGGTGGTGCCGGATGACTTTGATGCGCCATTGCCAGACGACATGCTGGATGCGTTTGAGGGAAACCACCCATGA
- a CDS encoding LysR family transcriptional regulator produces the protein MQGLNELSFKALRLFVAVLDYGSFSEVARREGLAPSSISRQIQLMEQALGQQLLYRHTRAVSPTEAGRLLGHHARLMLEQLEVAGQALQEQESEPSGLVRINAPMVFGQRHLSPWLGELCRRYPKLQLDIQQTDTYVDPLQDGTDLLFRIGVLNDSGMQARIFAPQRFRLAASPGYLERFGTPRHPDELVNHQCLAYKGVTGQQRWFFRRDQDDWTSYSVKGPITGNHADTLTHAAEQGLGLVVFPSWLIGEGLRAGTLQAVLTDYEVATTLEPQQIAALWPGSRRLSLKVRTVIDYFVECFGAVPYWDR, from the coding sequence ATGCAGGGCTTGAACGAACTGAGTTTCAAGGCGCTTCGCCTGTTTGTCGCAGTACTGGACTACGGCAGTTTCTCCGAAGTCGCACGCCGTGAAGGGCTGGCACCCTCCTCCATTTCCCGGCAAATCCAGTTGATGGAGCAAGCCCTTGGCCAACAGTTGCTGTACCGCCACACCCGTGCGGTCAGCCCTACCGAAGCCGGGCGCCTGCTTGGGCATCATGCGCGGTTGATGCTGGAGCAACTGGAAGTCGCCGGCCAGGCATTGCAGGAACAGGAAAGCGAACCCAGCGGCCTGGTGCGTATCAATGCGCCGATGGTGTTTGGCCAGCGCCATCTCTCGCCGTGGCTTGGGGAGTTGTGCAGGCGTTATCCGAAGCTGCAACTGGATATCCAGCAAACCGACACCTACGTCGACCCGCTGCAAGACGGCACCGACCTGCTGTTTCGCATCGGCGTGCTGAACGATTCCGGCATGCAAGCGCGAATCTTCGCCCCGCAGCGCTTCCGCCTTGCGGCCAGCCCCGGCTACCTGGAACGTTTCGGTACGCCGCGCCATCCGGACGAACTGGTGAACCACCAGTGCCTGGCCTACAAGGGTGTCACCGGCCAACAACGCTGGTTCTTCCGCCGCGACCAGGACGACTGGACGTCCTACAGCGTCAAGGGCCCGATCACCGGCAACCACGCCGACACTCTGACCCACGCCGCCGAGCAAGGCCTGGGGCTGGTGGTGTTTCCATCTTGGTTGATCGGCGAAGGGCTGCGTGCCGGCACGCTGCAGGCGGTGCTGACCGACTACGAAGTGGCGACGACCCTGGAGCCGCAACAGATTGCGGCGCTGTGGCCGGGCAGTCGGCGGCTGTCGTTGAAGGTGCGGACGGTGATCGACTACTTCGTCGAGTGTTTTGGGGCAGTGCCGTACTGGGACCGTTGA
- a CDS encoding DMT family transporter, which yields MQASSVAGVAQARPKTFLRLLLLPLVIFAGMGLSVEAGLLGPLGVQVGHLWATLSIFGVGSAILFLLLLFSGPQKGPALTDLPRWQLIGGFLGPMYVVVLTLATPHIGIAMTMIAILSGQVGKSVLIDHFGWFGTARKRVNVERWIALALIVVALVLIARG from the coding sequence ATGCAGGCTTCTTCAGTGGCGGGTGTGGCTCAGGCCAGGCCCAAGACGTTTCTTCGGTTGTTGCTGTTGCCGCTGGTGATTTTCGCCGGCATGGGTTTGTCGGTTGAGGCCGGCTTGCTGGGCCCGCTGGGTGTGCAGGTGGGGCACTTGTGGGCGACCTTGAGCATCTTCGGCGTCGGCTCGGCGATCCTGTTTTTGCTGTTGCTGTTCAGCGGTCCACAAAAGGGCCCGGCGTTGACCGATCTGCCGCGCTGGCAACTGATTGGCGGCTTCCTGGGGCCGATGTACGTGGTGGTGTTGACCCTGGCTACGCCACATATCGGCATCGCGATGACCATGATTGCGATTTTGTCGGGCCAGGTAGGCAAGAGCGTGTTGATCGACCACTTCGGCTGGTTTGGCACTGCCCGCAAGCGGGTCAACGTTGAGCGCTGGATTGCACTGGCGTTGATTGTGGTGGCACTTGTTCTGATTGCACGAGGTTAA
- a CDS encoding DMT family transporter has translation MNLILLLVLVVAAGAVLSVQAAINGRLGQAVGVLRSSLLTFVVGAISTGLLILFFEPAHAVSLLDVPKWQLTGALFGVVYMMVMVGAVPIVGTAVATVAVIVGQLGMGMLIDNFGWLGNPAIELSGSRIVAMLCLALALVFMYRSNARRAD, from the coding sequence ATGAATCTGATTCTGTTGTTGGTGTTGGTGGTGGCCGCCGGTGCGGTGTTGAGTGTGCAGGCCGCTATCAACGGCCGCCTCGGACAGGCGGTGGGCGTATTGCGCAGCAGTCTGCTGACCTTTGTGGTGGGCGCGATCAGTACCGGGTTGCTGATTCTGTTCTTCGAGCCAGCCCATGCAGTCAGCCTGCTGGACGTGCCGAAGTGGCAACTGACCGGGGCGTTGTTCGGGGTGGTGTACATGATGGTGATGGTTGGCGCGGTACCGATTGTCGGCACGGCGGTGGCGACGGTGGCGGTGATTGTCGGGCAGTTGGGCATGGGTATGTTGATCGACAACTTTGGCTGGCTGGGGAACCCGGCGATCGAACTGTCCGGCAGCCGGATCGTGGCGATGCTTTGCCTGGCGCTGGCCCTGGTGTTCATGTATCGCAGCAACGCTCGTCGGGCTGACTGA
- a CDS encoding metallothionein, with amino-acid sequence MQEKTCACPHCNCQLGKNAVMKDGKGYCCQGCAEHHAHGEPCASATGCECAKSAHG; translated from the coding sequence ATGCAAGAGAAAACATGCGCCTGCCCCCACTGCAATTGTCAGTTGGGGAAAAACGCGGTGATGAAGGATGGCAAGGGGTATTGCTGCCAAGGCTGCGCCGAGCATCATGCCCATGGTGAGCCTTGTGCTTCTGCGACCGGGTGCGAGTGTGCCAAGTCGGCACATGGCTAA
- a CDS encoding DUF6555 family protein — translation MTNAKLFVIDYTLHGQPKSFIIRLEKLDNAEAWHWASCDAGVGRIGRFAREQVKKTSQPQAEKFGIENVQWRRSDARPTA, via the coding sequence ATGACTAACGCAAAACTTTTCGTGATCGACTACACGCTGCATGGCCAGCCCAAGTCGTTCATCATCCGTCTGGAAAAACTCGACAACGCCGAAGCCTGGCATTGGGCAAGCTGCGATGCCGGCGTAGGCCGTATCGGGCGCTTTGCCCGGGAGCAGGTGAAGAAGACGAGCCAGCCGCAGGCCGAGAAATTCGGCATCGAAAACGTGCAGTGGCGCCGCTCGGATGCGCGCCCCACCGCCTGA
- a CDS encoding AraC family transcriptional regulator — protein MALAAPPDLSNHAVPVQPLARTYPRGLYVEPHQHDWGQLLYAMSGVMWVETPQEALVVPPQRAVWLPPGVEHGIRVVSDLQMRNIYLRPALAATLDSQVQVIEVGGLLRELIVALVEQGDQGDQVYYEAVVGLALLELQRARRSPIRIALPVGADRRLTSACQAVMASPSLDIPFEQHAEAAGASVRTLARLFQNSLGMGFAEWRRHVQLATAVAELIQGQPVSAIARSLGYSPSSFSDMFRRELGMAPSQYPV, from the coding sequence ATGGCCCTTGCCGCGCCGCCCGACCTCAGCAACCACGCCGTCCCCGTGCAACCCTTGGCGCGTACCTACCCACGCGGGTTGTACGTCGAGCCCCATCAGCACGATTGGGGCCAGTTGCTTTACGCCATGAGCGGCGTGATGTGGGTCGAGACACCCCAGGAAGCGCTGGTGGTGCCGCCCCAGCGCGCGGTGTGGCTGCCGCCAGGTGTCGAGCACGGGATTCGTGTGGTGTCGGACTTGCAGATGCGCAACATCTACCTGCGCCCGGCGCTGGCGGCGACCTTGGACAGTCAGGTGCAAGTGATCGAGGTCGGCGGGCTGCTGCGCGAACTGATCGTGGCGCTGGTGGAGCAGGGCGACCAGGGTGACCAGGTCTACTACGAGGCCGTGGTCGGCCTGGCCTTGCTGGAACTGCAACGGGCCCGGCGCTCGCCGATCCGCATTGCCTTGCCCGTGGGCGCCGACCGACGCCTGACGAGTGCCTGCCAGGCGGTGATGGCGTCGCCTTCCCTGGACATTCCTTTCGAACAGCACGCCGAAGCGGCCGGTGCCAGCGTACGTACCCTGGCCCGGCTGTTTCAGAACAGTCTGGGCATGGGCTTTGCCGAGTGGCGCCGCCATGTGCAGTTGGCCACTGCCGTGGCCGAGTTGATCCAGGGCCAGCCGGTCAGCGCTATCGCCCGTTCCCTGGGGTATTCGCCGAGCAGTTTCAGCGACATGTTTCGCCGCGAACTGGGGATGGCGCCGTCGCAGTATCCCGTCTGA
- a CDS encoding DUF1427 family protein, which produces MNYLISLAIGLLVGVIYGALDFRSPAPPAIALVGLMGMLMGEKLWPMGRQMFSAWFS; this is translated from the coding sequence ATGAATTACCTGATTTCGCTGGCCATCGGCCTGTTGGTCGGCGTGATTTACGGTGCCCTGGACTTTCGCTCGCCCGCGCCTCCCGCCATCGCCCTGGTCGGGCTGATGGGCATGTTGATGGGCGAGAAGCTCTGGCCCATGGGCCGGCAAATGTTCAGCGCCTGGTTCTCCTGA
- a CDS encoding quinone oxidoreductase family protein: MKALQFSATGDLAALAYVDVATPVPAAGEVLVQIKAAGLNPSDVKNVLGRFPYTTLPRIPGRDFAGVVVDGPQALVGQEVWGTGRDLGFFADGSHAQYLTVSAKGVAHKPSHLSFAQAASLGVPYTTAWDALERSGVTKGTRLLVIGANGAVGSAALALAKIRGAQVLGAVRRPEQVEALRDQGFEGLLLGQPEALGGQVNALFGTGADVIFDTTGFWLPAAVAALAPFGRIAIIAAPVDGHVQLPALALYRKGGSVVGINSLLYNCEQCAVMLEQFGRFFDEDLLPLPTGLREVSLADGVKCFEEVNQGSADKIIFLP; encoded by the coding sequence ATGAAAGCACTGCAATTTTCCGCCACCGGCGATCTCGCTGCCCTCGCTTACGTCGACGTCGCCACCCCGGTGCCGGCAGCGGGTGAAGTCCTGGTGCAGATCAAGGCCGCCGGGTTGAACCCCAGCGATGTGAAGAACGTGCTCGGGCGTTTTCCCTACACCACGTTGCCACGCATTCCCGGGCGGGACTTTGCCGGGGTGGTGGTGGACGGCCCGCAGGCACTGGTGGGCCAGGAAGTCTGGGGCACCGGTCGCGACCTGGGCTTTTTCGCTGACGGTTCCCACGCCCAGTACCTCACCGTGTCGGCCAAGGGCGTGGCGCACAAGCCCAGCCATTTGAGCTTTGCCCAGGCCGCCAGTCTCGGCGTGCCGTACACCACGGCGTGGGACGCCCTTGAGCGCAGTGGTGTAACTAAAGGCACGCGTTTGCTGGTGATTGGTGCCAACGGTGCCGTAGGCAGTGCGGCTTTGGCCCTGGCGAAAATCCGTGGGGCCCAGGTGCTCGGGGCCGTGCGTCGGCCGGAACAGGTCGAGGCCTTGCGCGATCAGGGTTTCGAGGGGCTTTTACTGGGCCAGCCGGAAGCGCTGGGAGGGCAGGTCAACGCGCTGTTCGGTACGGGCGCCGATGTGATCTTTGACACCACCGGTTTCTGGCTGCCGGCCGCGGTGGCGGCCCTGGCACCTTTTGGCCGTATCGCAATCATTGCCGCGCCGGTGGACGGGCACGTGCAACTGCCGGCCCTCGCGTTGTACCGCAAGGGTGGTTCGGTGGTGGGGATCAATTCGTTGCTCTACAACTGCGAGCAATGCGCCGTAATGCTGGAGCAATTCGGGCGGTTCTTCGATGAGGATTTGCTGCCGCTGCCGACCGGTTTGCGGGAAGTGTCGCTGGCCGACGGTGTGAAGTGCTTTGAGGAAGTGAACCAGGGCAGTGCAGACAAGATTATCTTCCTGCCCTGA